The following proteins come from a genomic window of Pseudomonas hygromyciniae:
- the rluD gene encoding 23S rRNA pseudouridine(1911/1915/1917) synthase RluD, with product MSDKIELRAEVPSELGGQRLDQVAAQLFAEHSRSRLSAWIKDGRLTVDGAVIRPRDIVHGGSVLELTAEQEAQGEWIAQDIELDIVYEDDDILVINKPAGLVVHPAAGHADGTLLNALLHHVPDIINVPRCGIVHRLDKDTTGLMVVAKTIQAQTQLVTQLQSRSVSRIYECIVIGVVVAGGKINAPIGRHGQQRQRMAVMEGGKQAVSHYRVLERFRSHTHVRVKLETGRTHQIRVHMAHINFPLVGDPAYGGRFRIPPAASVTMVESLKSFPRQALHARFLELDHPTSGERMSWESPLPDDFVWLLSLLKQDREAFVG from the coding sequence ATGTCCGATAAAATTGAACTTCGCGCAGAGGTGCCGTCCGAATTGGGCGGCCAACGCCTCGATCAAGTCGCCGCACAACTATTCGCTGAGCACTCGCGCTCGCGCCTTTCCGCCTGGATCAAAGACGGCCGCCTGACTGTGGATGGAGCGGTTATCCGCCCGCGAGACATAGTTCATGGCGGTTCGGTTCTTGAGCTGACTGCCGAGCAGGAAGCCCAGGGAGAATGGATCGCCCAGGACATCGAGCTGGATATCGTCTATGAAGACGACGACATCCTGGTGATCAACAAACCCGCAGGCCTGGTGGTTCACCCGGCAGCCGGGCACGCTGATGGCACCTTGCTCAATGCCTTGTTGCACCATGTGCCGGACATCATCAATGTCCCGCGCTGCGGCATTGTCCACCGCCTGGACAAGGACACCACCGGTCTGATGGTGGTGGCCAAGACCATCCAGGCGCAGACGCAGTTGGTCACACAATTGCAGAGCCGCAGCGTCAGCCGCATCTATGAGTGCATCGTGATTGGTGTGGTCGTAGCCGGTGGCAAGATCAATGCGCCTATCGGTCGTCACGGCCAGCAGCGCCAGCGCATGGCGGTGATGGAGGGTGGCAAGCAGGCCGTCAGCCACTACCGCGTGCTGGAGCGTTTCCGTTCCCACACCCATGTGCGGGTCAAACTGGAAACTGGGCGTACCCACCAGATCCGGGTGCATATGGCGCATATCAACTTCCCGTTGGTCGGCGATCCGGCCTACGGTGGTCGTTTCCGTATTCCGCCGGCCGCCAGTGTGACCATGGTTGAATCGCTCAAGTCGTTCCCGCGCCAGGCGCTGCATGCACGCTTCCTGGAGCTGGATCATCCGACGAGCGGTGAGCGGATGAGCTGGGAATCGCCATTGCCCGATGACTTTGTCTGGTTGTTGTCGCTGCTCAAGCAGGACCGCGAGGCCTTTGTCGGATGA
- a CDS encoding PilW family protein, translated as MKRSSSGFGLVEALLAATLGLIVILAAVQVTLAARSTAASQHASALLQDDGRFVLGKMVQEIRLAGMFGCLSLPLIAQAPADFSRPVGVVVNGASTSLTLVTGDVGDQGSRPDWTVLSNCIDSAQSYSGVPPKPGPGQIAFPVRKLTYTFESGQLKLSTPATPAKAVLVDNVGAFELSFGMASRPGSSVVTRYDSRPSDESLIRSVRVVLTLRDPAGRVRDQVYSAVAAVRNRLE; from the coding sequence ATGAAACGTTCCAGTTCGGGCTTTGGCCTGGTCGAGGCATTGCTGGCGGCAACCCTGGGGTTGATCGTGATCCTGGCGGCCGTCCAGGTAACACTGGCCGCTCGCAGTACCGCTGCCAGCCAGCACGCCTCGGCGCTATTGCAGGATGATGGGCGATTTGTCCTGGGCAAGATGGTTCAGGAGATTCGTCTGGCGGGGATGTTCGGCTGCCTGTCCCTACCTTTGATTGCTCAGGCGCCTGCTGACTTTTCCAGGCCGGTCGGTGTGGTGGTCAATGGCGCCTCAACTAGCCTGACCCTGGTCACCGGCGATGTCGGTGACCAGGGCAGTCGACCTGACTGGACGGTGCTCAGCAATTGTATCGACAGCGCTCAGAGCTATTCGGGGGTACCACCCAAGCCAGGGCCCGGGCAGATCGCTTTTCCCGTGCGCAAGCTGACCTACACCTTTGAGTCGGGGCAACTGAAGCTCAGCACCCCGGCAACACCGGCCAAGGCGGTGCTGGTGGATAACGTGGGGGCGTTCGAATTGAGTTTCGGGATGGCCAGCCGGCCTGGGTCTAGTGTCGTGACCCGGTATGACAGCCGCCCCAGCGACGAATCGCTGATCCGCAGTGTGCGTGTGGTGTTGACGCTGCGCGATCCGGCAGGTCGCGTGCGGGACCAGGTCTACAGCGCCGTCGCAGCCGTGCGTAATCGCCTTGAATAG
- the thiO gene encoding glycine oxidase ThiO, which produces MTKQQQVVVVGGGVIGLLTAFNLATQGQAVVVLDRSAVGQESSWAGGGIVSPLYPWRYSPAVTALAHWSQDFYPQLAQRLFAATGVDPEVHTTGLYWLDLDDEADALAWAVREGRPLSKVDVSAARDAVPVLGPGFSQAIYMADVANVRNPRLVKSLKAALLALPGVTLHEHCAVRGFIQEGGGIVGVNTAQGEVRGDQIVLAAGAWSGELLGSLGLTLPVEPVKGQMILYKCASDFLSSMVLAKGRYAIPRRDGHILVGSTLEHEGFDKTPTEPALESLKASAVELIPALADAEVVGHWAGLRPGSPEGIPYIGKVSGFEGLWLNCGHYRNGLVLAPASCQLFADLLLGHEPVIDPAPYAPAGRI; this is translated from the coding sequence ATGACCAAGCAACAGCAAGTCGTAGTTGTGGGTGGTGGTGTTATCGGGCTGTTGACGGCGTTCAACCTGGCAACGCAGGGGCAGGCAGTAGTCGTGCTGGACCGTTCAGCGGTCGGGCAAGAGTCTTCCTGGGCCGGTGGCGGGATTGTTTCGCCGTTATACCCATGGCGCTACAGCCCGGCCGTCACGGCGCTGGCCCATTGGTCCCAGGATTTTTACCCGCAATTGGCCCAGCGCCTGTTTGCCGCCACTGGTGTGGATCCCGAGGTTCATACCACGGGCCTGTATTGGCTGGACCTCGACGACGAGGCCGATGCCCTGGCCTGGGCCGTGCGGGAAGGCCGGCCACTGAGCAAGGTGGACGTGTCGGCCGCCCGTGATGCGGTTCCAGTGCTGGGGCCGGGTTTTTCACAGGCCATTTATATGGCGGACGTGGCCAATGTGCGTAATCCACGCCTGGTCAAATCCCTCAAGGCTGCGTTATTGGCGTTGCCTGGCGTGACTCTGCATGAGCATTGCGCAGTACGGGGCTTTATCCAGGAGGGCGGCGGCATCGTCGGAGTCAATACGGCTCAGGGAGAGGTGCGTGGCGACCAGATCGTGCTCGCGGCCGGTGCCTGGAGTGGTGAATTGCTGGGTAGCCTGGGGCTGACGTTGCCGGTGGAGCCGGTCAAGGGGCAGATGATTCTGTACAAGTGCGCCTCTGACTTTCTTTCGAGCATGGTCCTGGCGAAAGGACGCTATGCGATTCCTCGCCGGGATGGGCACATCCTGGTTGGCAGTACGCTGGAACATGAAGGCTTCGACAAGACACCGACCGAACCGGCCCTGGAAAGCCTGAAAGCCTCGGCAGTGGAGTTGATTCCGGCGCTGGCGGATGCCGAAGTGGTGGGCCACTGGGCCGGGTTGCGGCCTGGTTCACCCGAGGGCATCCCTTATATCGGCAAGGTGTCAGGGTTTGAAGGGTTGTGGCTGAACTGCGGGCATTATCGCAACGGCCTGGTATTGGCACCTGCGTCTTGCCAGTTGTTTGCTGACTTGCTGCTGGGGCATGAGCCGGTCATTGATCCGGCCCCTTATGCGCCCGCTGGTCGGATATAG
- a CDS encoding type IV pilin protein, translating to MRGNCKGFTLIELLIALAIIATLAAVIYPGYTAHVKKAYRTEIVGLLTEQAQHLERYYVRNGTFIDASGVSTGNDRYRITVILNPQDFTLTATPFAGTMLGDTCGEFSLTSTGARDNPGAVPGTTRQECWGR from the coding sequence ATGAGGGGCAACTGCAAAGGATTCACCTTGATAGAGCTACTGATTGCACTGGCGATCATTGCCACATTGGCCGCGGTGATTTATCCGGGATACACCGCCCATGTGAAAAAGGCCTACCGCACAGAAATCGTCGGTCTGCTCACGGAGCAAGCCCAGCATCTGGAACGCTATTACGTGAGAAATGGCACTTTTATTGATGCCAGCGGCGTCAGTACCGGCAATGATCGCTATAGAATCACGGTGATACTGAACCCGCAGGATTTCACCCTGACCGCGACGCCTTTTGCGGGGACGATGCTGGGTGATACTTGTGGTGAGTTCAGTTTGACCAGTACTGGCGCACGGGATAATCCCGGCGCGGTGCCCGGCACCACTCGTCAGGAGTGCTGGGGGCGATGA
- the pgeF gene encoding peptidoglycan editing factor PgeF has protein sequence MNDWLIPDWPAPAGVKACVTTRAGGVSLAPFDSLNLGDHVEDSPEAVLENRRRLTAAFDIQPAWLRQVHGVVVVEADPGQIAEADGSWTDTPGIACTAMTADCLPALFCNKAGTRVAAAHAGWRGLAAGVLEAAAESLDAAPADVLVWLGPAIGPKAFEVGPEVREAFVQQHPQTAQAFVPSHNPGKFLADIYQLARLRLAARGITAVYGGGLCTVTDPRFFSYRRSPRTGRFASLIWLER, from the coding sequence ATGAATGACTGGCTGATTCCTGACTGGCCTGCGCCGGCCGGGGTGAAAGCCTGCGTCACCACCCGTGCGGGCGGCGTCAGCCTGGCGCCGTTCGACAGCCTCAATCTTGGCGATCATGTCGAGGACAGCCCTGAGGCTGTGCTTGAGAATCGCCGTCGCCTCACTGCCGCGTTCGATATCCAGCCAGCATGGCTGCGCCAGGTCCATGGTGTGGTCGTGGTCGAGGCCGACCCTGGGCAAATTGCCGAGGCAGACGGCAGTTGGACCGATACGCCCGGCATCGCCTGCACGGCGATGACCGCTGATTGCCTACCGGCCTTGTTTTGCAACAAAGCCGGCACCCGGGTTGCCGCTGCCCATGCCGGTTGGCGTGGACTGGCTGCGGGTGTGCTGGAAGCTGCCGCCGAAAGCCTGGACGCTGCGCCTGCTGACGTACTGGTCTGGTTAGGCCCGGCGATTGGCCCGAAGGCCTTTGAAGTGGGCCCGGAAGTGCGTGAAGCCTTCGTGCAGCAACATCCACAGACCGCGCAGGCGTTCGTTCCCAGCCATAATCCTGGCAAGTTCCTGGCCGACATCTATCAGTTGGCGCGTCTGCGCCTGGCTGCGCGCGGTATTACCGCCGTTTACGGTGGCGGTTTGTGTACCGTGACCGACCCACGCTTCTTTTCTTACCGGCGCAGCCCGCGCACCGGTCGATTTGCCTCCCTGATCTGGCTCGAACGCTAG
- a CDS encoding PP0621 family protein gives MVRLLFWIALIAAAVWFWRKFKRPASTQQQSNEQGAAPMVRCAHCGVHLPQDRALSQRQEWYCTQAHLEQGPKSIER, from the coding sequence ATGGTTCGTTTACTGTTCTGGATTGCCCTGATTGCTGCTGCGGTATGGTTCTGGCGCAAGTTCAAGCGCCCCGCTTCGACCCAGCAACAGTCCAACGAACAAGGCGCCGCGCCCATGGTTCGCTGTGCGCACTGCGGTGTGCACTTGCCCCAGGACCGGGCATTGAGCCAGCGCCAGGAGTGGTACTGCACTCAAGCGCACCTCGAGCAGGGACCGAAGTCAATCGAGCGCTGA
- the clpB gene encoding ATP-dependent chaperone ClpB yields MRIDRLTSKLQLALSDSQSLAVGLDHPAIEPAHLMQALLEQQGGSIKPLLMQVGFDVNSLRKELSKELDQLPKIQNPTGDVNMSQDLARLLNQADRLAQQKGDQFISSELVLLAAMDDNSKLGKLLLGQGVSKKALENAINNLRGGEAVNDPNHEESRQALDKYTVDLTKRAEDGKLDPVIGRDDEIRRTIQVLQRRTKNNPVLIGEPGVGKTAIAEGLAQRIINGEVPDGLKGKRLLSLDMGALIAGAKFRGEFEERLKSLLNELSKQEGQIILFIDELHTMVGAGKGEGSMDAGNMLKPALARGELHCVGATTLNEYRQYIEKDAALERRFQKVLVEEPSEEDTIAILRGLKERYEVHHRVAITDGAIIAAAKLSHRYITDRQLPDKAIDLIDEAASRIRMEIDSKPEVLDRLERRLIQLKVESQALKKEDDDAAKKRLEKLQEEIVRLEREYSDLEEIWTSEKAEVQGSAQIQQKIEQSRQELEAARRKGDLNRMAELQYGVIPDLERSLQMVDQHGHSENQLLRSKVTEEEIAEVVSKWTGIPVSKMLEGERDKLLRMESLLHQRVIGQEEAVVAVSNAVRRSRAGLSDPNRPSGSFMFLGPTGVGKTELCKALAEFLFDTEEAMVRIDMSEFMEKHSVARLIGAPPGYVGYEEGGYLTEAVRRKPYSVILLDEVEKAHPDVFNVLLQVLEDGRLTDSHGRTVDFRNTVIVMTSNLGSVQIQEMVGDREGQRAAVMDALTSHFRPEFINRVDEVVIFEPLARDQIAGITEIQLGRLRSRLAERELMLELSSEALDKLIAVGYDPVYGARPLKRAIQRWIENPLAQLILSGSFMPGTSVKATVENDEIVFH; encoded by the coding sequence ATGCGTATTGATCGTTTAACCAGCAAATTACAATTGGCGTTATCGGATTCCCAATCCCTGGCGGTTGGCCTCGACCATCCGGCCATTGAGCCCGCGCACTTGATGCAGGCGCTCCTCGAGCAGCAGGGTGGTTCGATCAAACCCCTGCTGATGCAGGTGGGCTTTGATGTCAACAGCCTGCGCAAGGAATTGAGCAAAGAGCTCGACCAACTGCCGAAAATCCAGAATCCGACGGGCGACGTGAATATGTCCCAGGATTTGGCGCGCCTGCTCAATCAGGCGGACCGCCTGGCTCAGCAGAAGGGCGACCAGTTCATCTCCAGCGAGCTGGTGCTGCTCGCTGCCATGGACGACAACAGCAAGCTCGGCAAGTTGTTGCTGGGCCAGGGCGTGAGCAAAAAGGCCCTGGAAAATGCCATCAACAACCTGCGCGGCGGCGAGGCGGTGAATGACCCCAATCACGAGGAGTCGCGCCAGGCCCTGGACAAATACACCGTCGACCTGACCAAGCGCGCCGAAGACGGCAAGCTGGACCCGGTGATCGGGCGTGACGATGAAATTCGTCGCACCATCCAGGTCCTGCAGCGTCGCACCAAGAACAACCCGGTGCTGATCGGCGAGCCTGGGGTGGGTAAAACCGCCATCGCTGAAGGCCTGGCCCAGCGCATCATTAATGGTGAGGTGCCGGACGGCCTCAAGGGCAAGCGCTTGCTGTCCCTGGACATGGGGGCGTTGATCGCCGGTGCCAAGTTCCGTGGCGAGTTCGAAGAGCGCCTCAAATCCCTGCTTAACGAGCTGTCGAAGCAGGAAGGGCAGATCATTCTGTTTATCGACGAACTGCACACTATGGTCGGCGCCGGTAAAGGCGAAGGCTCGATGGACGCGGGCAACATGCTCAAGCCAGCACTGGCTCGGGGCGAGTTGCATTGCGTGGGTGCAACTACGCTCAACGAATACCGCCAGTACATTGAAAAGGACGCAGCCCTTGAGCGTCGTTTCCAGAAAGTCCTGGTAGAAGAGCCGAGCGAAGAAGACACCATCGCGATCCTGCGTGGCCTCAAAGAGCGCTATGAAGTCCACCACCGCGTGGCGATCACCGACGGCGCGATCATCGCGGCGGCCAAATTGAGCCATCGCTATATCACTGATCGCCAGTTGCCGGACAAGGCCATCGACCTGATCGACGAAGCGGCCAGCCGTATTCGCATGGAGATCGACTCCAAGCCTGAAGTGCTGGACCGCCTGGAGCGGCGGCTGATTCAACTGAAAGTCGAATCCCAGGCGCTGAAGAAAGAGGACGATGACGCAGCGAAGAAACGCCTGGAAAAACTCCAGGAAGAAATCGTCCGCCTGGAACGTGAGTATTCGGACCTGGAAGAAATCTGGACCTCGGAAAAAGCCGAAGTACAGGGATCCGCACAGATCCAGCAAAAGATCGAGCAGTCGCGCCAGGAACTGGAGGCTGCACGCCGTAAGGGCGATCTGAACCGCATGGCCGAGTTGCAGTACGGGGTGATCCCGGACCTGGAGCGCAGCCTGCAAATGGTCGACCAGCATGGCCACAGCGAAAACCAGTTGTTGCGCAGCAAGGTGACCGAGGAAGAGATTGCCGAGGTGGTTTCCAAATGGACCGGCATTCCCGTATCGAAGATGCTGGAAGGCGAGCGTGACAAACTGTTGCGTATGGAAAGCCTGTTGCACCAACGCGTGATTGGCCAGGAAGAGGCCGTGGTAGCGGTGTCCAATGCGGTACGGCGTTCACGGGCCGGTTTGTCCGACCCGAATCGCCCAAGCGGCTCGTTCATGTTCCTCGGCCCGACCGGTGTGGGTAAGACTGAGCTATGCAAGGCCTTGGCCGAGTTTCTCTTTGATACCGAAGAGGCGATGGTGCGCATTGATATGTCCGAGTTCATGGAGAAACACTCCGTGGCTCGCTTGATCGGGGCGCCACCAGGCTATGTGGGTTACGAGGAGGGCGGCTACCTGACCGAAGCGGTACGGCGTAAGCCTTACTCGGTGATCCTGCTGGATGAGGTCGAGAAGGCCCATCCGGATGTGTTCAACGTGTTGCTGCAAGTGCTGGAAGATGGCCGGCTGACGGACAGCCACGGGCGTACCGTGGACTTCCGTAATACGGTGATCGTGATGACCTCCAACCTGGGCTCGGTACAGATCCAGGAAATGGTCGGGGATCGTGAAGGTCAGCGTGCGGCGGTAATGGATGCGCTGACCAGTCACTTCCGCCCGGAATTTATCAACCGGGTCGATGAAGTGGTGATCTTCGAGCCTTTGGCGCGGGATCAGATCGCCGGGATCACCGAGATCCAGTTGGGCCGCCTGCGCAGCCGTCTGGCGGAGCGCGAGCTGATGCTGGAACTGAGCAGCGAGGCGTTGGACAAGTTGATCGCTGTAGGTTACGACCCGGTGTATGGCGCGCGGCCATTGAAACGTGCGATCCAGCGCTGGATCGAGAACCCGCTGGCCCAACTGATCCTCTCGGGCAGCTTTATGCCGGGGACCAGCGTCAAGGCCACCGTGGAAAACGACGAAATCGTCTTCCACTAA
- a CDS encoding pilus assembly PilX family protein, with the protein MVLLISLVLLLLLTALGLSSMQGATSQEQLAGSIRHRNLSFQAAEDGLRRGESAVQAHGFGLPTCQSQVACAPPKEAYAISHPGVDPVSAIAWVGLKGGVYGIQNLGAGIGLAHLPPDTPATLYRVTAVGISGQSRTVLESVYARVVPDADGRFRRILWRQLQ; encoded by the coding sequence ATGGTGTTGTTGATCAGCCTGGTATTGCTGCTGCTGTTGACGGCTCTCGGGCTGTCATCGATGCAGGGTGCAACGTCGCAGGAGCAACTCGCCGGCAGCATCAGGCATCGCAACCTATCGTTTCAAGCTGCCGAAGACGGGCTCAGGCGCGGTGAGTCGGCTGTGCAGGCGCATGGGTTTGGTTTGCCGACCTGTCAGTCGCAAGTGGCCTGTGCTCCGCCAAAAGAGGCGTATGCCATCAGTCATCCGGGCGTTGATCCGGTCTCGGCTATCGCGTGGGTCGGCCTGAAGGGGGGCGTCTACGGCATTCAAAATCTGGGGGCCGGTATCGGATTGGCACATTTGCCGCCCGATACCCCGGCGACTTTATATCGGGTCACGGCAGTGGGGATCAGCGGTCAGTCGCGCACCGTCCTGGAGAGCGTCTATGCGCGAGTCGTGCCGGATGCCGATGGGCGATTCCGACGAATTCTATGGCGACAACTTCAGTAG
- a CDS encoding outer membrane protein assembly factor BamD, giving the protein MQVKHLLLIAILAMTAACSSTKDVVDENLSEVELYQQAQADLDNNSYTSATAKLKALESRYPFGRYADQAQLELIYANYKNAEPEAAKSAAERFIRLHPQHPNVDYAYYLKGLTSFDQDVGLLARFLPLDMTKRDPGAARDSYNEFAQLTSRFPNSRYAPDAKQRMIYLRNLLASYEIHVAHYYLTRQAYVAAANRGRYVVENFQETPSVGDGLAVMTEAYMRLHLDTLADTSLQTLKLNYPDHPSLKDGQFVPQVAEADNRSWLSKYTLGLIESRPPLPPGETRANQDILKQYQDAKDAIPSELKPHDENGDVIKEQAPEALGNNQDRSWFSYMTFGVFD; this is encoded by the coding sequence ATGCAAGTGAAACACCTGCTGCTGATCGCCATCCTCGCCATGACTGCTGCTTGCTCGTCAACAAAGGACGTCGTCGACGAAAACCTCAGTGAAGTCGAGCTGTACCAGCAGGCTCAGGCCGACCTGGACAATAATAGCTACACAAGCGCCACGGCCAAGCTCAAGGCCTTGGAGTCGCGTTATCCGTTTGGCCGCTATGCCGACCAGGCCCAGCTCGAACTGATCTATGCGAACTACAAGAACGCCGAGCCGGAAGCTGCCAAGTCCGCTGCCGAGCGTTTTATCCGCCTGCACCCGCAGCACCCGAACGTGGACTACGCCTACTACCTCAAGGGCCTGACCTCGTTTGACCAGGACGTAGGCCTGCTGGCGCGCTTCCTGCCGCTGGACATGACCAAGCGTGACCCAGGTGCCGCGCGCGACTCCTATAACGAGTTCGCCCAGCTGACCAGCCGCTTCCCCAATAGCCGCTACGCGCCGGACGCCAAGCAGCGCATGATCTACCTGCGCAACCTGCTGGCCTCCTACGAAATCCACGTAGCCCACTACTACCTGACGCGCCAGGCTTATGTCGCTGCCGCCAACCGTGGTCGCTATGTGGTGGAAAACTTCCAGGAAACCCCTTCGGTGGGTGATGGCCTGGCAGTAATGACTGAAGCCTACATGCGCCTGCACCTCGACACCCTGGCAGACACCAGCTTGCAGACGCTAAAACTCAACTACCCGGACCACCCTAGCCTGAAAGACGGCCAGTTTGTCCCGCAGGTTGCCGAAGCGGATAACCGCTCGTGGCTGAGCAAGTACACCTTGGGTCTGATCGAGTCCCGTCCGCCATTGCCGCCGGGCGAAACCCGCGCCAACCAGGACATCCTCAAGCAGTACCAGGACGCCAAGGACGCCATTCCGTCCGAACTCAAGCCCCATGACGAGAACGGCGACGTGATCAAGGAACAAGCACCAGAAGCCCTGGGCAACAACCAGGATCGCTCGTGGTTCAGCTACATGACATTCGGTGTCTTTGACTGA